ACTTCATTTTAAATCTATGCAACGGcctaataattcttttaaacacgcgcaaatttttaaagtcttgGAACAGATTTGTAGACAACAATTTGACACCTTTAGTGATTGTCAACGTTGCGCgtctgaaattttattttaaattgttttattttaaaataaggactgttactgttattgtttttagcttttaataaaagtaaattactgactttttaacatataatattACCGAATATTGTTGCATGGTTATATGGAAATAAAACGTTATATCTTTATGTTAATTAAACCGAAAAAACattctatatataataatatatttcttctTCTTTACAGAATGGCTCTTTCGATTTCCTGGATGGCTCATTTTGGTATATGGGTTCAAATCCCGAAAAGTTTTAAGTTTGGTGCAATGAAGAATTGCGCTATTAGAGAATTAGAAAACGTAGAAGTGTCTATTATTgctttgaaatgtttaaaaactaaaattaaaagcttttataaaacatttaagaaaaagtgtacaaaaacaaaaagacatcAGGAGCGCTTCATGAACACCTAAACTATTACtacttaagtaaaaactttgagTTTACTGATCCTATAACGGGTGATGCGGTAGTTATAGGACAAAATAAAATCgtcaataacttatttataaataaaaaaaacaaactactattatattttttttaaataaagcatttatcttttaataaaaatttattactttttatatgaaaaaacacCACCACCTGCAATTGATCTCAATTTTGCTCTGACGCCTTTCTTATGCGactgtaaaaagtttaaatcaatTTCTTGTAGTTTTAGTTTAATGCGATCAATCAAAACTTGCTCTGTTGAAGCTTGCCAATCTCCCTCGTAAATCTTCTGTGCCAAATGTCcccaaaaattttcaattggtCGTGCTTGAGGCACATTTGGGGGATTGGATTCTTTATTAACGTAATAGACATATTGGTCCATCCAATTTAGAGAATCTTTAGAATAATGAGAACTTGCTAAATCTGgccaaaataaatagttaaagtCTCCATGATACTTGTGAATAAATGGAAGAAGTCGTTTTTCTAaacattcattaatatagattGATGAATTCATCGCTACAGCTTTGGAGGTGCGAAATAATGGCTCGGACATACCACGGTCAGATATGGCTatctacattaataatttttttggaaatttcttttttcctaTAAAACGAACACTTTCTGGGCAAGCCTTTTTGTTGTTTGTGTAGTATCCAGAATTTCCAGACATGCTGTCCCCtgcaaaacaaaagtatttttcgtCATCGATGACAAGAAGCGATTTTGTGTTATAGAGTTGGTTAACTAGTTTCCTGCTTCTTTTCTTTGCCTTTATTTGTTGTTCTATAATGTATTTTGGAGTCTTTTCACGTTTTCTATAcctaatattcattttttttaactgacgACCAATTGTCGATTGATTTACACcaaatttaatacttatttttctCTGACTGACCCCTTTTCGATTGTTGACAAGTCTCTTTAATTCGGCTTTCTTTTCTCTAGTCCAGGATGTCGGACGACCAGGGTGCTTTCTATCAGAAAACGATTGAACAGTTTCAAGTCTTTTTAGGTTATTGTATATTGTACTTCGAGCAAATCCTtccttttcaaaatgatttacgattttttttattttttatattaggtttatttacaaaaaacattcttaGTCGCTTTCGAAAAGATTCTCGTTCAGCTGCATTTAacctcattttaaataattgtgtttcaaataataaagtttatattttatagaacttttatGCCTACgaataaaaccacaaaaactaattattatgcTCAAATAATGAAATTAGGATTTGTCCGATAACTTCCGCATCACCCGTTATTTCAAAATGTGTCTTCAACAATATATCACAAAAATCAGATCTAGCCGGCTAACAAAAATATTCAGCGCTTAAAGATCAAAAATACAAAGTTCAACTAGAGGCGAATCTACGAATAAAATGAGGGATTAGAGTGGGAGGGGGGTGAGTGAATCCTCAAAAAGTACCGActggtttcttttttaaaaaaaaaggtcctcaaaactaaaattcaccCAACTGGATTGTGTCAAATATCCAAATagccaactaaaaaaaaattgcctttgAGTGCAATATTTCTTAGAGTCTAGTACCCAAGAGCTAGGTATGACCACGGCAATGAAGCTAAGGAAAGAAGAAAAAAGGGATCAgctttaattgttaaaaaaatttcgatTTCTCATCTGAAACGAGGTACAGTTTTGAAAAAGGCTATTTCTAAAGCAACCAGCAACACTATTGatagaaaaagtaattttattgataGTTGATGCTAATATCTGCAACTGACAGTACCCACAAATTTGCGAGCACGTTGATAGCTTAAATAGCAAGCTATATTACTCGTTTCGCAGAGTTGAAAAGTTGGATATATACTGGCTAAAGTACAAAGCGTTAAATATTCACTTAACAAAACTCAGCCTTATTCAGAATGCTAGTATCAACTAGCATGTTCAATTTGGGTGTCCATGTCATAAGTGAAACAATTATAACGgtaaaaaaagtgaaagaaTTGTCAATGGTTCAATGTTATTCGCTTAAACATACGCTGCATAGCATAAGCTTTCAAGCCAACTATTCAAATGGAAACTTAAAAAGAGGTTGAAAACCAATTGCAATTAGCTCAATTGCTTACCGCAGCTTTACAACAAATATTTCGCATTCAACATGTTAACACAGAATATGGAAAAATGTAAACGTGCTAAGTTTGCAAGGAAGTGTCTTAATAAACCTGAAATACTTGAGGCATTGAAAGCTGTTGACAGAAAAAAAGCAAAGCAGTCTAGGAAGCAATGGAAGTTTCTATTATAAACTTTACTTTCATTTATTAAGGAAAGAACTTAATACTCAAGATGCATttccaaattttaaattttagcaaaagatattatcaaataatagcCTAAAGCTagcttttatattaaaactttatttttggaATTCGTATTATTTgaatgctaataaaaaattttcaataaagatTCACATGatgttataaacttaaattaaacatttagatAATCTTggtataatgttatataaaatacagtgttttttttttaaaaacaagcaaACAACACAGTAAGTAAAAGGTACTCTCACAAAATGGTACAAAAAATTGTACCATATTGTGAGACTCCTtgctaaaaaagcatttaaaaaaatgttgtcggTATCATGCtgaacagaattaaaaaaataaggcaGTTATGACTGcgttatttttgttttgcaaaaccaaaataaagaaatcttttttttcccaCTGATTACCCAATTAAACCTAGTaattttgaacttaaaaataacatagATCGAGACTTTTTCTGCATTGTGCAGTTATTTGGAGGAAAGTAAATGAAAATCTTCAATGCTTAAGTTGCAATCACCCAGCATGCGAAGATTTAGAATTAATTTTGGAGTAGATTTATGCTCAAAGagcttataaaagttttttgaattttaaagatataggggagaccggggctagttggctcGGTTTTTACTCTATGAGCTCTGTAGCCCTAAcagtacatttttaaaaaaatattaaagtgtagTCTTAAAGAGTATGGATTAGGGTatcttataaaatttgcattaatttacaaaaaaaatttcttgggGCCTTTCCGgaccctcaaaaaaaaaaaaaaatttgcgccAACTAACCCCCCCACGGGGTAAGTTGgcgcaaactataaaaatgattattaatgcaatattaaatgcaaaattaatagaaattttttttaaattaatttttgcaacaattttatcccaaaatttaatattacttttagcTGGTACCAAATATTAGTCCGTATAAAAGCGAAACAGTAGCCCACCTTTTATCTgtggaaaaaaaactaaaaaaagtttttttttaatttttttgtaagaataaatatttttaatattgttaaaattaaaaaaaaaataataataattttagaaaaataaatatttttttccatagtAAATGCTATGAGCCAACTTACCCCGTGAAAAATTTGTCAACTTACCCcgaaagctttttttttaataaacagtctatagatcctgaaaaacggcagctttaaaaaaaaaggctgaCTGGATATAGTAAACCAATTGTGACTggaacttttacaatttttttttcatacgacaaaatattttctttgtaaagtaaaaaggaagCGATGTTCCAAACGTTACGTTTTTGTCCAAAAAACGCATAAATCTCAATATCTCCTATGCGCATGCGCGAATCCTGACAATACTACAGTGAATGATAAAATGGTCAATAAGGAAGTTTCTGAGTAATTTTTGTCACTTTCTGATGAAAGGCTCCAAAGATAAACGCAGTTCGTCAACTTACCCCTGcggccaactagccccggtctcccctatttataatattagtttCACTGTTTTGTAACCATCTTTTTATATAGCTTTAACAAGCTTTTTTGTGCATTAGCGCAGGTTTGGCGGTTTCCATTTAAGTTCACTGGGCAATACAATAATTTAcgagaaataattttaactttatatcatCACTTAGAACTTCTAAGTGAtgatataaagttaaatttatttctttttaaaggtttaattttttttttaaagcgaaCTTCTAATAGAAGttcgcttaaaaaaaaaaattaaacctttttcctgtacaaaaaaaacaaactcacAGGcatttcatttgatttttatttatctattttttaaattaaatattaaataaagttattattattattattattattcagtgatcaaatacaaatacaataatctatttataatttgatgaagAGGTGCTACACCAGGCCCCCCTATGCTGACGAACATGGAGATACAGAAGCTACAGACAAAGCAGCAATTGTATCTATAAAGTTACTTTCTTATGTTGTTTTCGAAAGCGTTGATGGATTGAGCGTTCACTGCTTCTTGCGAAAGCGCATTCCATGGGGCGAcaattctatttgaaaaaaagttataccgCTCCTCGCAGTTTTTTACCATCTGACGTTCTATTTATTAGTTTATGGTTATGGCCTCTTAGAATATActtatctttactttttgaaattttttgcgGGACAACAAAACTAACAAGCTCGAGTTTACGAGTGATTTTGAATTGCTCGATAAGTTCTGCTCTTTTGCGGCGTTCTTCAAGAGTTGTTAAACCGAGCCGTTGGAGTCGATCTTCATAGGTCATGTGTTTAATAGtcgatattgtttttgttgctcgATGTTGGACTTGCTCGAGTtataatttagataattttcctataactttatttcaatattttggttaaaaattaaAGGTTATAGAATTTATCAGTCAAAAAAGTTggtgaaaattaaaattaaaataatactttaataaatactgatattaaaatatatctctatactagggttgttcgccgtAAACAAAAACTTAGGAAAATTTCGCATTTTTATCTTCCGTATTTCAAGTTGCTATGGCGGAAGTTGTACTTGCGCAAATTCACCTTCCGTAATgcattatacaaaaaaaaaaaaataataataattacgtAAAAACCATTTACGAAAAGAAACTTgtgaaacaaatcatttcgaaAGAATACTTGCGAAACAGTTCCTTACGGAAGGGTGTTTCGGAATGTGCGTTTCGGAATAGACTCGAAAGCATTCTGTTATAcaaaaaagtgttattacttattatttaaataaaataatgttcttAAATGATTCttcaatagttatatatatatatatatatatatatatatatatatatatatatatatatatatatatacatatatatatatatatagtgaccTAGAAAGGTTAAGAAAGTTAGGATACAGGGAGGGGGGgctgaaacaaaaattaaggGGGCCTAACGctgctaaaatttaatttaaaaaaactgaaactttgagTTAGTTTTGAGGGAAAAGGGCAACGCTCCCTCCGCAACATGCCTCTATGCcagtgtttatatatgtttatatttatcaagTACCGACTTTGATTAACTTCCTATTCAGTTGTTTATTGCCTTTGGCTAAGCAGAATTGGAGGTTTACTATTTATATTctcatatataaaaacttggtaaaatatttggttctattacaaattttaattgaactttaaGTGTTGTTTGATCGTTGTCAATTCTTACTGAATCTTGCAATTAAATTATCTCTACCTCTCAAACTAGCTACAGCTCTGAATCTTTCAGTGCTTGTATAATCCTGGtgacttttatgttaaaattttatccaGGCGCAAAGACCCAGGGAAAAGTCGCATTGTACGTACCcgtttttttgctacaaaatctcgcaactaattttttacttctttCCGAAACAGCTAAAGCTGTAAAACTTTCAGCAGTTGCATAGTCCCAATAACGTTGGAATGTTGAAAATCAAAGCATTTTCCAGGGCCAATAGTACAAGCGACAACAAATGCCCTTCCCACCCTCCAACcctgactttttttatttatcaaggaaaacatttaagaaaaaatcattgaaaagtattattatataattaagttttatcatTCATCACTTAAATTAGGTCTTTCTTTGATTTTAACAAAGGAGTTGTTTCCCGATTTTGCAATTGCATTCGTATGTTAACGTTGTTCAAGTTatcttcattatttaatttttattcattatatgacattctaaaaagtatattttatgaaAGTCTTGATTCCTCTATAgaagtttaaaactaaaacttatcaatatcatataaaaaattagtattttatttacttagttAATTATACGTATTTGATTCATAAAAcgtagttaaatatatttattatgccGCGTTTCGTTAGTTTTTTTCCGATAAGAACTGTTTCGCTAGTTGCGGTGCGAAAGagtttcgtttcgaaagaaattttgtttttttatcattattttaaaaaataaaacctcaAAATGTTCATATGTTgcaatactgaaaataaaattttattataaacattttggttaataaaaattttacttttcacAATTATATCCGTTTGaccaacaaaattttttatagacttCGAGACTTTcgaaagaattttatttttccggAATTGTACGAAATATTCCGGTTAACAACTCTACTCTATACTCTATTAGCTATAAAAATTTGGAAGCATATCAtcgagtaataaaaaaattaagaaaataataaaactggtTTAAAAGTATCTTCAGCTATATAATAGATTCTACCATGATCTATATAACAAATCATGTTTACCGTGATCTATAGATCATATTTGCCATATCTTAAATTCCTGTAAAtgtaatctttttataaaatttattatatttgtaatcTGTGCATTTTTCACAAGTATTACCAACTTTTTAAGACTAACcgtttttcacatttttcatCAACTTTTTAAGACTAACCGTTAAATAGAGTGAAATAGtgataaatgaataaaatagataatgGTAAATGAGAAAATGAGATGTTCGAAATGACACTTTATCAGCATCTTTACAGCCTGTGGTTATTTAGAATCTTAAGTTAGCAGCTGTTTACggtcatttgaaaaaaagtagGCAGTCGCTTTTCGTTAGTTATGTATAGAGTTGGCAGTCGTTTTTCGTCAGATATATATAGAGTTGGCAACTGCTTTTTTTCAAATCgcaaattttatactttgtagCAACTTAAATTTTGCggaatatatcaaaaaaa
This Hydra vulgaris chromosome 04, alternate assembly HydraT2T_AEP DNA region includes the following protein-coding sequences:
- the LOC136079443 gene encoding uncharacterized protein LOC136079443; this translates as MTYEDRLQRLGLTTLEERRKRAELIEQFKITRKLELVSFVVPQKISKSKDKYILRGHNHKLINRTSDGKKLRGAEGFARSTIYNNLKRLETVQSFSDRKHPGRPTSWTREKKAELKRLVNNRKGVSQRKISIKFGVNQSTIGRQLKKMNIRYRKREKTPKYIIEQQIKAKKRSRKLVNQLYNTKSLLVIDDEKYFCFAGDSMSGNSGYYTNNKKACPESIAISDRGMSEPLFRTSKAVAMNSSIYINECLEKRLLPFIHKYHGDFNYLFWPDLASSHYSKDSLNWMDQYVYYVNKESNPPNVPQARPIENFWGHLAQKIYEGDWQASTEQVLIDRIKLKLQEIDLNFLQSHKKGVRAKLRSIAGGGVFSYKK